A window of Colias croceus chromosome 13, ilColCroc2.1 genomic DNA:
ataagacacaaattgtaaaaaaataggtaatattCTTATATTCAAGTAAACTCgaccaaattattttatttacaaaataagcCCACGTTATTTCACGGTATCATATCTATTCTGATACAGGAAACCATAACTCTGAAGACGCGGTTTTTATTGTGATTTCGCAGAACACGctcttgataaaattaatggaGCTAATTGCAATAATTTACTTGGTAAGCTGTTGATATCTTGAGGATATACGAATATAACATAcctaaatataatgtaaaacattttgggaatttcttttttgtttcagtttgagaacattttctttttaggCAATGTTATACAaagacataaaaaaatttacagaACTATTTAGTGTACTTATTTCTGGTAAAAGTTCAAAATTCCCCgtagattttataatttacctacCCAATACGTGCTACAAATTCACttctaaaacaatttatagtgacactagctgcgccccgcggtttacCTCGCGtagctccgcttctgttggtcttagcgtgatgatatatataatagCCTAAAGCCTATGGCTAacactatctaacaccgaaataatttttcaaatcagtggtccaatttgaaaaattattcccgatattagcgcgttccaacaaacaaacaaactctttagctttataatattagtatagattacctaGCAACCTACTTTTATTGCTTACTGTATCAAAACACACcagaaatattacataatattaataattcagtACCTACGACCACACGTGTCCGAAGTTCATTGTGTTGGTATAAATAGGTTAATTTTTTGTCCTTCAAAATTCGATACATTTATGAAGCTGTCACTCACAATTGTTCGCTTTATAGTAAAATGTCCACCCACTTGGCAATCATATTCTCATTTCCTTCTCaacattataaaatctatCTATTGTTAGATAAATCTGCAGTattgtttatgtattatatgctttaaaatgtgtaaaatataatacaactttaaaagataaaatcaCATATATTCCAGATGTTAacattagaaattaaaattatatgtatgtgtcataaatattaatattaagtacattaatatttaaaaatataatttagattgcattttattttaatatagaacTTTTTACCAATTTTATTCTCAAAGTAATAACGTTTTAGTTTGTTTCAACTTCATTCTACAAAACTTAATAGaaccaaaacaaaaacaaatctgTTGTGACTATCAGCTACTGTTTGAAAACCAATACGACCTCCTTTAAGATGTAACTTAAGGAGTTATGTTCAATGAATCACGCAGACCTAAGTCTTCTGCGTTGAATAACCAATATTTTTGAGTGTCTAAAAACACGCGTGCCATCTGTTGTAAGCTGCAGTGCTAGTCCCACCCGTCGGTTGGGCCCCCACCCCCCTCCCGCATCTCCCTAGATCCACGCGGCTTTCGTTCAAACTTACGTAGGTCAGTTACCGCCCGACCGCAGGGGAGCATGGCTGCGTCAAAAGTTTTACCGCGATCGCGCAATCTTTGTTTACATGCGCTCTAAAACTTAGTGTAAACACCGATACGTGATTTATAACATTGACTTTTAAGTGATAAGAAGTTGAGAACTATACTTCTGAGTGTTATTAAGTTTCAAATGAACTGTTTTACTGTGAAAAAATGACTGAAAACTTATATGGAATGATTTCGTTAAAAGTTTGGATGTGTTTAGTTTTGGTGGCCGGTGCGCGCGCACGTTCTGCGCCGCCCGCCCCTAGTGGCTGTCAATGGGACTATTCCGACGCAAAGTTGAGTGAATCAAACTTTCTCACGTGTAATATCAAAACCATCGGATCAGCTGATAtgctatttaaaaacataacaacGGCGCAAGCATACAACATCAATAAGTTGAAACTTACTTGCACGGACTTACTGTTTTTCGAAAGTTCTCTGCATATGAATACGGGAAGCTTTTTGGGGCAGTTACGCAAACTTGAAGACTTGCGTATGGAGTATTGTAAGATACGTTACGTACCAGCAACAGTATTATCGCCTCTTCGTGACTTAACTAGCCTCACTCTACGCTCATACAACACGGATTGGCCTGCAATGACAATGGAATTTCACGCTGAGAGTTTTCGGGGATTGATGGAGCTGCGATCATTAGATTTAGgtgacaataatatttatatgttacCGTCTGAAGTGTTTTGCCCGCTTTTTAGTTTAGAGTCCTTGAACTTAacgaacaataaaatacaagacATTTCTGAAATTGGGTTTTCTGACTGGGGTAAAGGACCTATCGCTCCCGGTAAATCATGCAATACTGGTTTGAAGCAGTTAGATTTATCacataataatgtattgaGGCTACCCGATAATGGACTCTCGAGCCTCAGATCGTTAGAAGTATTGAAAATTCAGAACAACTTGATTAATGAAATCGGCGACAGAGCTTTCGTGGGAttgaattcattaaaaattctGAACTTATCCGGAAACAAGTTAGTCGCCGTTCCTCCGGAACTATTCCAGTCGTCACGCGTTATAAAAGAAATCTCATTAGCAAATAATTCACTTTCCGTGCTGGCGCCGGGCTTGTTGGAAGGACTTGATCAACTTGAGAAATTGGATTTATCTAGAAATCGATTAACCAATGATTGGGTAAACAGAGACACCTTCGCCGGGCTTATACGATTGGTAATATTGAATTTGTCTTATAACGCTTTGGTGCGACTAGATCCGAAAACATTTCAAGACCTTAACAACTTGCAGGTCTTGAACCTGGATAATAACGCTATTGAAGTGATAAGCAATGGTGCTTTTGCTGAACTTAAGAATCTTCATCAATTGTCAATGTCGGACAATaagataaaaacattaaatgaacatattttttctaatctaTTTGTTCTTAGCCAGCTATACTtagataataatgaaatatctattattCATGAACgatcatttgaaaatattacttatttacaagatttagGGTTAAATGgaaatagtttaaataatcTACCAGAAGGCATAAGAAAGCTACGCTTTTTGAAATCACTTGACattggtaaaaataatattacaaagattTCAAACACATCCTTTGAAGGATTAGAAGAATTGTACGGTTTACGACTTGTCGACAACCATATAACGAGCATACCAAAAGATACTTTTAGCACTTTACCATCATTACAAGTTCTAAATTTGGCATCGAATAAGATTGAAACCATAGAACAAGATGCATTTCTTTCAAATCCAACGTTGAAAGCTATTCGTCTCGACGGAAATAAACTCACTGATATACGAGGTGTTTTTAACAAACTAAGCACTCTAGGCTGGCTTAACATATCTGACaacaaacttatttatttcgaTTATAGCTACATGCCTGAGGCCTTGGAGTGGCTAGATattcatcaaaataatataagtaaactAGAAAATGAGAAAAATGTTCGACAAAACATTCGAATGCTCGACGTGAGTTTTAATTCTTTAGAAGAAGTCGATGAGAAATCGGTCCCCGATTCTATTGAAGTCCTTTTTTtgaataacaacaaaattcaCACTATACAGCCAGGTACATTCTTACAAAAAAGAAACCTTGAAAAAGTTATTATGACGGACAATAAATTGAGAACCGTTGAACTATCTGCATTCACATTGCCTCACATCCCAAAGCATAAGTTTCTACCCAAATTTTTCATTGCAAACAATCCATTTGTATGTAACTGTCATATGATTTGGCTGCAAAAAATAAACCTATGGAACCATATGAGACAATATCCCCGCTTTGTAGATTTAGATACAGTTACATGCGAagttgttaataataaatatggagGAAAAGCAAATTTAATGGATGTTCCTGAAACGCAGTTCCTTTGTTCTTATGAAACTCATTGTTCATCAAGCTGTTTTTGTTGTGAATTTGAAGCCTGCGACTGTAAAATGACATGCCCTGAGGGATGTTCCTGTTTTCACGACAGCAATTGGAATTCTAATGTAATAGACTGTTCTAACGTTGGCTACACAGACGTTCCAGAGAAAATACCTATGGATGCCACTGAACTTTACTTAGATGGTAATGACTTCGGCTCATTGAATAGCCATCTATTTATAGGAAAGAAAAAGCTAcataagttatatttaaataatagtaatataGCTTCTATCGATAACGACACTTTTAATGGCCTACACTCTCTCAACATTTTACATCTGGAAAATAATCACATAACGGAAATAGCCGGCGGCGAGTTTTCCCAAACAAAGCACTTGAGGGAGTTATACTTAAACGATAACCTCTTAACTAGTGTGGCGAATAAGTcgtttgaaaatttatcttctCTCCGCGTCATAAACTTACAAGGAAACAAGATATTGAATCTCGACAAGAGGCTTGCTCATATAGTCCATTTAGAAAGTGCTCACGTAAAAGGTAACTTATTTACCTGTACGTGTGAAAATGTGTTGCCATTAGTGAACTggttaaaaaaattctatgAAGATCCCACGGAAATGTTTTGTGCAAGTGAAAATGAACTCAGTGCTAACTTAACAGTGTTCGATGTGATGGATAAGTGTCGTGACTCTAATGTAATGGACAATACTATACCTACTGAAAACCAACCGTTTCAGTATGATGAAGTGAgcacaattaaattaaactttgtgCCGCTTTTAGCTGTAGTCCTTATAAGTGTAAtccttattttattgtttggtGCCTTAGCATTCTCTTTTAGACAAAACGTGCGTTTATGGGCGCATTCTAAATATGGTGTTCGGTTATTTAAAAGTGCATCTATACAGGAAAGCGAGCTCGATAGAGACAGGATGTATGACGGTTACGCGGTTTATAGTTTGTTAGATGATGACTTTGTAACGAAAGTAGTTGCGCCGGAGATGGAGCACTGCGGATATACCATGTGCTTTCACTATAGAGACTTACAAAATGTCCccgaaaattatttattagatcaAATCACAAATGCAGCTGAATCATCAAAAAGAATATTAGTTTTCATTTCGTTTAATTTCTTACAGAACGAGTGGTCAAAAACTTCATTCAAAGCCGCTCTTAAACATGTTATAACTTCAATTCACCCTTCTATTAGGAGACATAGagtcgtttttattttgaccACAGATATCAGTGCACTCAATTTAGATTTGgaattccaaaattatttaaaaacatgtaaTGTGCTATTCTGGGGTGAGAAAAAGTTTTGGGAGAAAGTAAGGTTTTTAATGCCTGACGGTTCAAATTTGCACTGGAATAAAGATAACATCAATTACGCGCACGGCGTTTGTCCAAATGCTAGGCGACACCCCTCGAGATACACAGCGTCACCAACTGCGCCTGAGCATTGGTATAAGTACGACGCTCTTCCACCCCAAACACCCACTGTAGCTAATGTAGGTATCAGCATTGAGGATGACACTTCAATGCTGACTAATACGACATTAACAAGCCAGATACAAGACGTGGATAATCCACACCACAGTTACATATCCATTGACACACAAAATTACGAACAACCATATGGCGGTCGGCCGAGGCCACCTAATACGTTACGTAAGCATCCCAGCCATCACTCGCCCTCCATGCTCGACGAGCAAGGCTACTTACAACCCCGTTCCTCAGTACACGATTGCTTACCTCAAACCCATCCGAGCGTACACAGATAACATGTTTCAAAACTCCTCTCGTTATCTATTAGATATTTCTTAATGGGTCGCTACATTCCAAGCACATGTGTATACTAAGTTGCCTCGTAATCTGGCAATGCCTTATTGAGACGTGATTATTGCCGGCCAAATAATTGTATGAGTAACGTTccttgtaattatttataaattataatgtaatatttaaagagaCTGTTGTTGATTTGTATCGCATACGTATCTTAATAGATTGACGCCTTATATTCCAATAATTATCTAGCTGTAGGTATTTGCGATTGTGAAACTAAATAGTACTAAacaatgttataaattatataatataatatcttttaaGACTGATCTGTATTGTAATATAGGTTATAAATTGCCAGTATAAAATGTGACTTAAGTATTTTGCTATAGATTATATCTCATTGTTAccaaatatattgtaaataattgtaattaatgtaTAGAGAATATTGATGTCTGTATAGTTATACTAGTCATTAGATAGGAGTTGATGTTGATGCTAATTACTGTAGATCGTTCCATGGTCACATAATCAATAGTAGTCAAACCGACATGATAAATTATCGCTTGtgtttttatcaattatttatgtacagAACTATAATAGCActttatgtttaatattgtCTTAAGTATTATTGCTTATGTGGTCaattgtttacaataaattatgtgtaaattgtaaaacgtTAAACTCGCaagtgaaattttaaaataaaaatattatgaatgaataCAACTCTTTAATTTCCTAACccattgaataataattatacttacactacacattatatttaccttttgaaaaacaataattaattacacattAACTTCTTAAATCATATAATACACAcacagatatatttttaaattaaacaattaataattttgcaagAGTCTTTGTGGTTTTGTATCTATTTCAAAACCGAGCCGCAAAAGAACACAAAAactaattacataaaaaccaAACCATAACCGTTAGTTTTGCTGTCTGTAGTGAGAAATGggatctataaaaaaatattgaaaaataatttcggCTCGCCGACAATCATCTTAGTTCATAATGACGGTCCCGACTCCCGACTCAGGTAGAGGCTCCAAAGTCATAATTTATCTGTCAAGGATTCTCTTAGTAGCCAGTACAATAGTATATATATTCGAAACTAGTTATGTTTGACCCAAGGAATGgctattgatttttttgtcatACTTTTAAAAGTGTCAGTGTAGCATATGGTGTGACATACTTTGGATGGCCGATGCGCTCTGCTGCATCCATTTTTTCAGTGGAGTCCAGTGGGCAGCATCTGgtgtttacttttaattaaagtgCAGGTTTTAGCTGCtgtaaagatttttaattaaattgttcttgtaataatattataaaatattatgtgaacgTTATTTAATAGTCTTGTCAATTAACATGTTTAAATGTTCTTTTATAATAGGCACTGGAATTAAACATGAAgtatttaattagaaataagGGAATTAGGCAGGTATTAAAATcgaataagtataattttttataaatggtaaaatataattaattgatataaacacagtaacataatatttgtaattaagggccgatttctcaatccttggttaaaatttattcatccaataaagtattactcGAACATCTTAAAATGTCatctgtaaactgtcaaatacggacaattagaatacatttttgaaatggtagtttaatacgttattcgatgaataagttttaaccaaggattgaaaaatcagccctaaatatattattaattaccattAAAGTTGACATAGCAAACGCTGGAAAAAAATTGCCTAATAATCAATTTAGTGgacaaattaatttcattccACTTCCACGTTGAAAAAcaagcttttaaaatatttgttgttttttattgaaacgACCTTGacattatacatttttgtttattattttaaaggcacattaaataaaaacacaattcaaaaggtcattttatttattgttcaaaGAACGAAGTGTAACATGAAATATAAACAAGTACCTAATAGTCGTGATTCTGATTAATATTAGTTTTGTCCAGATTGAATTATTACTTAACAGGCTGAAGTCcatatacattatataatattaatataaaaactaaacaCTAAAAAAGTTCTAATAAACCAACCAATTTACTCAACACATATTAACACTTAAGCTCAAGGCTAACATCCCTTATCAGTTTATCTCTTACGTCATCTAAAATGGATTTGTCAAAGCCTAATCGATACCTGTTATCAGTATCCggttttattatctgtatttcACGGGTATATGCACGTTTGAGTCATCCCTCGAATGAGGTCCATAGATAAGATGTCTGTGCCGAAAATATCGAGTGACCAATAGAGCATTCAAATCTGTAGACGGAGATTACGATTACCTGTGGTTGATTTGATATAAAATGAATGCATGTTAGGACAGTTGCATTATTCAATTTTGGGTTTGATAAGACTAATAAATACTCTATATTTGAAGGCATTTACTTACTATTGTACTgtatctattttataatacagtacaatatacataaaatagaCACAGagttattatgtaatataaatgaGCATTTGCCGTATTTAACAGATAAGGATGAAAAAGTTATTTGTAGAGATTTAGTACAGCTATAATAAGtagttcttttttaatatcataCCAAATTCAATTACACGCAGATATTATACAATCTACGTAGTATGTAATAAATCTTCAATGAAGTCGCTCTTTATTCTAGACATAagatacaaaacaaattatattacaagactaaaataatatttacttaatgtttattgttttcttcATAACTTTGATAAAGAATaacgttataaattataatcaaacagcagttaaattaaatctattatattaCTATCTACATCCAAAGATCTTTGCACAAACAAACCAAAGAACGATCACATAATTCAAATGCTATTTCCAAGATCAAAAGGCCAATCCATAAGCGCAAGGTCCAAGATTGATTCCTGTTTGCCCAAACAAAGGATGACTGATCATACCATCGTATCAAATCAGATAACATTTTTGTGTGGCACATGATCGACGTTGGGTATCCGCGGTGTTTTCGacaatatcaaaatttataaGCCACCCGCTGGTCAGACATGACAGTTCACACTTGAGGGTACAAAGGTCACGTTTCACTAGATTTCTGGTTGGAAGTGCACTGAAATTGGTTCGTGACAACCGAGAGATATTATCGTGAGTCTTGGCAATAGCCGATCCTGTAATGGGAGCATGAGAATGAGTATAGACAATGTTTTGACGCAGATAGATTGTTTTGACGAGTCAGGTTAGATGAGCGATATTCTTCGCTTGTTATTAGGAAAAGGTTTGGATGAAtgtggttattattttatactagctgctgcgcgcggtttcacccccgtggctccactcttgttggtcgtagcgtgatgatatatagcctataacctttctcgataaatgggctatttaacaccgaaagaatttttcaaatcggaccagtggtTCCCGAGATtacgcgttcaagcaaacaaacaaactcttcagcttataatattaggtagtaTAGATTTGATGAATAGATATATGATTAGTTCAAAAAAACTCGTTGTtctttgtaaattataaaattttaaattcaaaatgtaagtatcaaaaagttttatttttctgacAAATTTCAGAAAATACAGAATATACGCAATAATTTTTACGtgagttaatattttttatgtcaggAAAATGCCTTAGTTAACGTCAGAAACATTTACAACAGAATTTAACTGGCCGTTTTTACAAAAAGTTAAaagtgatataaaatattttttttattcgagaAAGTTTTATATAGGCACCACTATCAGTTATACATTATTTAGAACATTTCAAAGAATTATAATACTCATAATAGTTACTGTTTGCTTTAACTACGTAACAAAATGACAAATATTCATAAACTTCACTAAGACAACGTGAAAGCCCTGTCTTTTTATCTcagtatttataaagcatgATCTGTTTCAAACAAGAGTCTTTGTAAACGCTTCCGCAGTATCGTCACGTTTTACTGTGAAACGATAAGCCGAATTCAATGTAATttctcattatattttattaatgagaCCGATAAAAATTCGCTAAAACGAAATTTGGATTCGAGGTTtgcagttttataataagtgATATTATGTTTGATTTTAGACTTCAGTTTTGCATGCGTCCTTCCAAATGCACATACACGATATAAGATTCTTATTAGTAACATATTAATTgtactaaataaaatctttctatttataaaatatttattttactatttatctTTTCGTGAtccatataataaatctacaaataattgtaatatactGATAcagttgtaataaaaaaattgcattcaataatttattattcagtTATTGCAAGAATAAAAATGTCAACTGACCATAATGACCACAAACGATCCTCGATTCTCTCATAGAACTAATAAAATTGGGTTATGGGAAACCGAAAGCGGATAAATCACATCGAAAATACTTTCAcgattctataaaaaaagtgaGAGAACTCCGGGATGATTTGATTATCCCGTCGTCGTCCATTGAGCATGACCGAGTGTTGGAATAAAGTTTTTACCGCGCAAAACTAGCTCCAAATTCctttgaattataatatttttgtgattcaTCACTGTGACTTATTGATAGTCCGTTTCAATAGCGTTTATTGAATTTCAACCGGTTTTCGTTGTTCGAAATTGTTAGTAGACTTGTTTATAACGTCTGGACgattagaaatattataattttatgcatGTATgccattttcaatatttgccTTAAAAGGTTGTAGATTCTGCgcagatattttaatttacatttgcAATGCGAAAATAACAACATCAAATTATTGCCAAGTAGTTATATAGATTGTCATATGCtattataacaaaatcattgtttctaaacagtgaaataaattaataaggttataggttaataataatatacacaatATAAGAGACCCTaaccataataaattattaactaaataacCATAATAGAGTAAACACACAAGCAattgatatataaaatacttagtATTAATATTGAGATATTTCCGATAGATCTGAACGCAGTCGATTGgattttatttgaatgtgGGTTATAGCAACAGGAAACAGTGGCCATACAATGATTCAAAGGGATCGGTAAGATGAATGATCGTGCTTGTCCGAGTGAAAACAAAATGGAAGCTGGATTGGttacacattaaatattagttttaggtataataaatttattttcaatatttggcGTTATATTGTtggatattaaatattatcgtaTCGTATCATTGttccaaataaacaataatattttatgtgccattcatgaaatatcactatataatataaaacaaagtcgctttctctgtccctatgtccctatgtccctttgtatgcttaaatctttaaaacaacgcaacggattttgatggggttttttaagctattgcatagcttccgTCCccgtgccacacgtctttttgtaaatagatagagtgtaagatcaagaggaaggttttagtatataatttattaggttttagacaaagcgggcgaagccgcgggcggtaagctagtttgcTTATAAAACTCAGAAAATGCATACAATgacagaaaaatattaatgacctcaaaatatatctagacacgcggcagcgtgtcaagccgagttcaagcgaagagaactggcgagcagcagccgtgtgtatatttacacgaaccatttcgagccacttttcacccccttataactcgaaaactatttgagttaaataaaccaaatttggtacatatcaagaggacctcaagataaacaagaaccttaaatttcataaatacagattaaacagttgcgtagatattaatatccaaaaatcgcaatttttaagactgactgacttatagacatatacaaaacctaacccacttccagatgacctagaaagttcaaattttgtaatcagctaggtaatagtgagtgtacaaaggaaaaaatcagaaaatactgaatttatttgtatttaatttttttttcaatgacattaattttgtttgtatggaaaaatggaaaagtttaaaaaaatagaaaatagtatattcaccttactagtcttaaaaaatagctcaaaactaatcagtggccgaaaaaaattttaaaatccatcaataaatgactgagatatagattattgaagtttacatattttaggacgaaacatctgtagattcgaagcgcctctgacatcacactcactcgcgctagtatcgctagggcggattacttcgattgcatgatttctttattcaaaactgttattaaacgtaaaataaaagaaaattgtaataaaaatattgctcatacagttaaaaataatatataattttacatattcacatttatttattctttatttatgagtgtttagtttagttttaatttcagagtaaataaataaataaataaataaataaaatctttattttgctttaaacatggtattcaatggtgatacaattatattaataaagcacaaacatgttcagccaatacaagcatgcaaaaataattaccataaatggtgtaatggaagaaggcctaataataatttctggactgtctgcagaacttggcacacatttagatctcatttctttttttggcaaattaagtcaacgattgaactcggctccaaattttacatttatgtttttggtgggattaatTCTAATAGAAAAGACCATAGATACGATGATCGTATTAGTTACGTCATCATTAATTTATCACTATGCtagatttacaaaaaatactaaaCCT
This region includes:
- the LOC123696995 gene encoding toll-like receptor 6; its protein translation is MTENLYGMISLKVWMCLVLVAGARARSAPPAPSGCQWDYSDAKLSESNFLTCNIKTIGSADMLFKNITTAQAYNINKLKLTCTDLLFFESSLHMNTGSFLGQLRKLEDLRMEYCKIRYVPATVLSPLRDLTSLTLRSYNTDWPAMTMEFHAESFRGLMELRSLDLGDNNIYMLPSEVFCPLFSLESLNLTNNKIQDISEIGFSDWGKGPIAPGKSCNTGLKQLDLSHNNVLRLPDNGLSSLRSLEVLKIQNNLINEIGDRAFVGLNSLKILNLSGNKLVAVPPELFQSSRVIKEISLANNSLSVLAPGLLEGLDQLEKLDLSRNRLTNDWVNRDTFAGLIRLVILNLSYNALVRLDPKTFQDLNNLQVLNLDNNAIEVISNGAFAELKNLHQLSMSDNKIKTLNEHIFSNLFVLSQLYLDNNEISIIHERSFENITYLQDLGLNGNSLNNLPEGIRKLRFLKSLDIGKNNITKISNTSFEGLEELYGLRLVDNHITSIPKDTFSTLPSLQVLNLASNKIETIEQDAFLSNPTLKAIRLDGNKLTDIRGVFNKLSTLGWLNISDNKLIYFDYSYMPEALEWLDIHQNNISKLENEKNVRQNIRMLDVSFNSLEEVDEKSVPDSIEVLFLNNNKIHTIQPGTFLQKRNLEKVIMTDNKLRTVELSAFTLPHIPKHKFLPKFFIANNPFVCNCHMIWLQKINLWNHMRQYPRFVDLDTVTCEVVNNKYGGKANLMDVPETQFLCSYETHCSSSCFCCEFEACDCKMTCPEGCSCFHDSNWNSNVIDCSNVGYTDVPEKIPMDATELYLDGNDFGSLNSHLFIGKKKLHKLYLNNSNIASIDNDTFNGLHSLNILHLENNHITEIAGGEFSQTKHLRELYLNDNLLTSVANKSFENLSSLRVINLQGNKILNLDKRLAHIVHLESAHVKGNLFTCTCENVLPLVNWLKKFYEDPTEMFCASENELSANLTVFDVMDKCRDSNVMDNTIPTENQPFQYDEVSTIKLNFVPLLAVVLISVILILLFGALAFSFRQNVRLWAHSKYGVRLFKSASIQESELDRDRMYDGYAVYSLLDDDFVTKVVAPEMEHCGYTMCFHYRDLQNVPENYLLDQITNAAESSKRILVFISFNFLQNEWSKTSFKAALKHVITSIHPSIRRHRVVFILTTDISALNLDLEFQNYLKTCNVLFWGEKKFWEKVRFLMPDGSNLHWNKDNINYAHGVCPNARRHPSRYTASPTAPEHWYKYDALPPQTPTVANVGISIEDDTSMLTNTTLTSQIQDVDNPHHSYISIDTQNYEQPYGGRPRPPNTLRKHPSHHSPSMLDEQGYLQPRSSVHDCLPQTHPSVHR